The genomic segment ATGAGCTCAGATTCCTGGCCTGGAATCACCAAGCCCTCGTTTATAAACTCCTTTTTGCATGCGCTTCCAGCACGCTGAAGGACTTCGGCCTGAACCCCAAGAATCTCGGTGCCGACATCGGTATGACCGCAGTGCTGCATACTCATAACCGGCGCCTGGGTTATCACCCGCATGTCCATGTCGTAGTACCAGGCGGCGGCGTGGATAAAGCCAAAAGACAATGGAAAAAGAAAAAAAGCAAGTACCTGTTCAATGAATTCGCCCTGGCCAAAGTGTTTCGCGCCCGCTTTCGCGAAACGGCGACCAAAGCCGGACTCAGCTTGCCAAATTCCCCACGAAAATGGGTGGTTGACTGCAGACGCGCCGGAACGGGTCCGTCCGCTTTGAAATACTTGTCGCGGTACCTATACCGGGGCGTCATCCCTGAAAACAATATCGTGTCCAATCATGATGGCAATGTCACCTTCAAATACGTCGAAAGCCGCACCGGCAAAATCCGTTACCGCTCCGTAAAGGGCGAAGACTTCCTGTGGCTGGTCTTACAACATGTTTTGCCCAAAGGCTTTCGTCGAGCAAGAGACTATGGTTTTTTGCATGGCAAGGCCAAAAAGCTGTTGTCCTTGGTCCAGTTAGTTGTGCAGGTTTTGATTCAAGCCTGTGAAACAAGACCCCGGCCGGTCTTTAAGTGCCCTAAGTGTCAGGCACCTATGAGAATACTGGCTATCGGTCAACCGCCCTGGTCATCAGGATAACACCCCCTATCGGCTATCACCTGTCATTTGCTCAATCACAGGAGGATTTGTTCTTCTCTATGACATAAGTTCCGCCTTTTTTAGCTTCATTGCGAGCTAAGCGATCTTGCTCGCCCTAAAAAAAGCTTTCATCCATTCCCGGATGTTACCGCCTCCCATTCCAAAAAATATATTTGCCTATATATTGACACAGCCCGAATTCCGGCGGGCTTGTCCAACTACAGGATAAGATCGTGGTTCGCTTCGCTCTCACGATCTATCCTTATTCGTTGGGCT from the Deltaproteobacteria bacterium genome contains:
- a CDS encoding transposase — protein: MKLASLMDKYHEALQTKYGSRLLPGHLRAIQAISRCRTPDAGQLLVQCSHCGHTMLQPRSCGHRSCPQCQNHETSLWLNRQQKKLLPVEYFMATFTLPYELRFLAWNHQALVYKLLFACASSTLKDFGLNPKNLGADIGMTAVLHTHNRRLGYHPHVHVVVPGGGVDKAKRQWKKKKSKYLFNEFALAKVFRARFRETATKAGLSLPNSPRKWVVDCRRAGTGPSALKYLSRYLYRGVIPENNIVSNHDGNVTFKYVESRTGKIRYRSVKGEDFLWLVLQHVLPKGFRRARDYGFLHGKAKKLLSLVQLVVQVLIQACETRPRPVFKCPKCQAPMRILAIGQPPWSSG